One genomic region from Microcoleus sp. FACHB-672 encodes:
- the dnaK gene encoding molecular chaperone DnaK: MGKVVGIDLGTTNSVVAVMEGGKPIVIANSEGMRTTPSVVSFSKEGELLVGQLARRQAVLNPQNTFYGAKRYIGRQYAELNATSKRVPYTIRKDETGNIKIKCPRLKKEFAAEEISSMVLRKLADEASRYLGQPVTGAVITVPAYFNDSQRQATRDAGRIAGLEVKRILNEPTAASLAYGLDRKQQQTILVFDLGGGTFDVSILEVGDGVFEVKATSGDTQLGGNDFDKKIVDWLAEQFLEVEGVDLRRDRQALQRLTEAAEKAKIELSGVTVTDINLPFITATEDGPKHLETRLTRAQFEGLCGDLIQRLRIPVKQALMDASLSPSRIDEVVLVGGSTRIPLVKQLVRSLIDKEPNENVNPDEVVAVGAAIQAGILAGEVRDVLLLDVTPLSLGLETIGGVMKKLIPRNTTIPVRRSDIFSTAENNQTLVEVHILQGEREMASDNKSLGRFKLTGIPPAPRGVPQIQVAFDIDSNGILQVTALDKTTGREQSITIQGASTLSESEVTRMIQDAEQFSQDDRLRRERVEKRNRAEALAYQAERQLREVALDYGMQFAQRSRSRIESLVRDLRDNLSRNDERGVDLTSSELQDALYDISREVYQFSREEDGDDFFDSIRRTFSGDSRPSERVGASRVTRGESRYPRTNVSEDEWDDEDDDWF; this comes from the coding sequence ATGGGAAAGGTAGTCGGCATTGACCTGGGGACAACCAACTCAGTAGTAGCCGTTATGGAAGGCGGTAAGCCGATAGTAATTGCCAATTCAGAAGGCATGCGGACAACTCCCTCTGTAGTAAGCTTCAGCAAAGAAGGTGAGCTACTCGTCGGACAACTGGCCCGCCGGCAAGCCGTACTCAACCCTCAGAATACGTTTTACGGGGCGAAGCGCTATATAGGCCGTCAATATGCCGAACTCAACGCCACGTCAAAACGAGTGCCTTACACCATTCGTAAGGACGAAACCGGCAACATCAAAATTAAGTGTCCTCGCCTGAAAAAAGAATTTGCCGCAGAAGAAATCTCATCGATGGTACTGCGGAAACTGGCAGATGAAGCGAGTCGCTATTTAGGACAGCCAGTAACCGGCGCGGTGATTACCGTCCCCGCCTATTTTAATGACTCTCAGCGACAGGCAACCCGCGATGCCGGTCGAATTGCCGGCCTTGAAGTCAAGCGAATTCTCAACGAACCAACGGCTGCCTCCTTAGCCTATGGATTAGATCGCAAGCAACAACAGACCATCCTAGTGTTCGACTTGGGCGGCGGCACGTTTGATGTTTCCATCTTGGAAGTGGGCGATGGCGTATTTGAAGTCAAAGCCACCAGTGGAGACACCCAGTTAGGCGGAAACGATTTTGATAAAAAGATCGTAGACTGGCTGGCAGAACAGTTTTTAGAAGTTGAGGGCGTAGATTTGCGGCGCGACCGGCAGGCCTTGCAGCGCCTCACAGAAGCCGCCGAAAAAGCCAAAATCGAGCTTTCCGGCGTCACCGTCACCGACATTAACTTACCTTTCATCACCGCCACCGAAGACGGTCCCAAACATCTAGAAACTCGGCTAACGCGTGCTCAGTTTGAAGGGTTGTGTGGCGATCTAATCCAACGGCTTCGCATTCCTGTCAAGCAAGCTTTAATGGATGCCAGCCTCTCCCCCTCTCGGATTGATGAAGTCGTCTTGGTGGGCGGATCGACCCGCATCCCTCTAGTCAAACAGCTGGTACGCAGCCTGATTGACAAAGAACCGAATGAAAACGTCAACCCCGATGAAGTCGTCGCGGTAGGGGCCGCTATACAAGCCGGCATCCTGGCAGGAGAAGTCAGAGATGTGCTGCTGCTGGATGTGACGCCCCTTTCCTTGGGGTTAGAAACCATTGGGGGCGTGATGAAAAAACTCATCCCGCGCAACACTACGATTCCCGTGCGCCGATCAGACATTTTTTCCACCGCTGAAAATAATCAAACCCTCGTTGAAGTTCACATCCTTCAGGGAGAGCGGGAGATGGCGTCAGATAATAAATCGTTAGGCCGGTTTAAACTCACCGGCATCCCGCCGGCACCACGCGGCGTCCCCCAGATTCAGGTCGCCTTTGATATCGATTCCAACGGCATCTTACAGGTGACAGCCCTTGACAAAACCACGGGACGAGAGCAAAGTATCACCATCCAGGGTGCATCTACCCTGAGTGAATCGGAAGTCACCCGTATGATCCAGGATGCCGAGCAATTTTCCCAAGACGATCGCTTGCGGCGAGAGCGGGTGGAAAAGCGCAACCGGGCAGAAGCGCTAGCTTATCAAGCCGAAAGACAGCTGCGAGAGGTGGCTTTGGATTATGGAATGCAGTTTGCCCAACGCAGCCGCAGTCGCATCGAATCTTTGGTTCGAGACTTGCGCGATAACCTAAGCCGCAATGACGAGCGAGGCGTGGATCTGACGAGTTCGGAACTCCAAGACGCTCTTTACGATATAAGTCGGGAAGTTTATCAGTTCTCCCGCGAAGAGGACGGGGATGACTTCTTTGACTCAATTCGGCGCACCTTCTCCGGAGACAGCCGGCCCTCTGAGCGCGTAGGAGCCAGTCGCGTCACCAGAGGCGAGTCCCGTTATCCTCGGACAAATGTCAGCGAAGATGAGTGGGATGATGAGGATGATGATTGGTTTTAA
- a CDS encoding DnaJ C-terminal domain-containing protein — MQNFRNYYQILGVPRDTSSDEIKKVYRRLARQYHPDLNPGNKEAEEKFKEISEAYDILSDPSKRAQYDQFSRFWKQKDFQSGKAPRTPAAKTWNGRTSNGRTSTEDVDFSQFADFNTFVDQLLNRRNDNAVSTPPPGPRVRVDSADSFRPGTTKTAYTVGGSRATRRDVEARLSLPLEKAYVGGNERIRLEDGRSLEVNMPGGMVTGQRIRLKNQGLAGGDLFLKITVTPHAFFKLEGSDIRCQLPLTPSEAVLGGPIEVPTLDGLVKMRVPAGVRSGQRLRLAGKGYPTGTGTRGDQLVEIQIMVPTEISAQERELYEKLRLIETFNPRLDLQE; from the coding sequence ATGCAGAACTTTCGGAACTACTACCAGATTCTGGGAGTTCCCAGAGATACCTCCAGCGACGAGATTAAAAAAGTTTATCGCCGGCTGGCTCGGCAGTATCACCCAGATTTGAATCCGGGGAACAAAGAAGCAGAAGAAAAATTTAAGGAGATTAGCGAAGCTTACGACATTCTTTCCGATCCGAGCAAGCGGGCGCAATATGACCAGTTCAGCCGGTTTTGGAAGCAGAAAGATTTTCAGAGTGGCAAAGCTCCGCGAACACCGGCAGCTAAAACCTGGAACGGTCGTACTAGCAACGGTCGCACTTCCACTGAAGACGTGGATTTCAGCCAGTTCGCTGACTTTAACACCTTTGTTGACCAGCTGCTAAACCGGCGCAATGACAATGCAGTTTCCACTCCACCCCCCGGCCCGCGTGTGCGGGTTGATTCGGCGGATTCGTTTCGACCGGGAACGACAAAAACCGCTTATACAGTCGGTGGTTCTCGGGCTACGCGCCGGGATGTGGAAGCGCGTCTAAGCTTGCCTCTGGAAAAAGCTTATGTGGGAGGAAATGAACGGATACGCCTGGAAGACGGACGCTCTTTAGAAGTCAATATGCCCGGTGGTATGGTGACCGGCCAGCGTATCCGTCTCAAAAACCAAGGTTTGGCCGGCGGAGATTTGTTTTTGAAAATTACCGTCACGCCCCATGCTTTTTTTAAGTTAGAAGGGTCTGATATTCGCTGCCAACTTCCGCTAACACCCAGTGAAGCAGTGCTGGGAGGGCCAATTGAAGTGCCGACCCTTGATGGTTTGGTGAAAATGAGAGTGCCGGCAGGGGTTCGATCCGGTCAGCGCCTGCGTCTTGCCGGTAAAGGCTACCCCACCGGCACTGGCACGCGAGGCGATCAGCTTGTGGAAATTCAAATTATGGTTCCCACAGAAATCAGTGCTCAAGAACGGGAACTCTATGAAAAGTTGCGTCTAATAGAAACATTTAATCCCCGGCTAGATTTACAGGAATAG